A single region of the Bacillus cereus genome encodes:
- a CDS encoding GNAT family N-acetyltransferase, which yields MIVEIVNNQQQLEDAYAIRQKVFIEEQQVDVEEEIDEHDKTATHFVLYDNSKPIGAGRFRIVDGVGKIERICVVATDRKAGSGKLIMNEIEKFAQNQGISKVKLNAQKHAIGFYENLGYESISEEFIDAGIPHRTMIKNL from the coding sequence ATGATAGTAGAAATCGTAAATAATCAACAACAATTAGAAGATGCTTACGCTATTCGACAAAAGGTTTTTATAGAAGAACAACAAGTCGATGTAGAAGAAGAAATTGATGAACATGACAAAACCGCTACTCATTTTGTGTTATACGATAATAGCAAGCCAATTGGAGCTGGACGTTTTCGTATTGTAGATGGCGTTGGTAAAATTGAACGAATTTGTGTAGTGGCAACTGATCGCAAAGCAGGTTCTGGAAAATTAATTATGAATGAAATTGAGAAGTTTGCACAAAATCAGGGCATTTCTAAAGTGAAATTGAATGCCCAAAAACATGCAATTGGTTTCTATGAAAACTTAGGGTATGAAAGTATTTCTGAAGAATTTATAGATGCGGGTATTCCTCATCGCACAATGATTAAGAATCTGTAA